The following are encoded together in the Lathyrus oleraceus cultivar Zhongwan6 chromosome 3, CAAS_Psat_ZW6_1.0, whole genome shotgun sequence genome:
- the LOC127127421 gene encoding adenylate isopentenyltransferase 5, chloroplastic, with protein sequence MASGFSTMTEKKKILFIMGATGTGKTKLSINLGIQFPSEIINSDKIQVYKGLDIVTNKIPESEQCSIPHHMLGIINDPNYDFTVNEFCKKMVETLDVIVENGHLPIIVGGSNSYLQVLVDDPIYAFGLKYNCCFIWVDVSLSVLFPYLDKRVNEMVEAGLIDEIRDFFVPGADCTMGIRRAIGVPELQRYFEIENDEDFDEAHKEKILEESITEMKENTCILAENQLIKIDNMVNRFGWKVHKIDSTKVFEAVLKGEDYQHLYQEIVIKPSIEIVKSFLEEATNEI encoded by the coding sequence ATGGCTTCCGGTTTCTCAACAATGACAGAGAAGAAAAAGATTTTATTCATAATGGGTGCAACTGGAACTGGAAAAACTAAACTTTCTATTAACCTAGGTATTCAATTCCCTTCTGAAATCATTAACTCAGACAAGATTCAAGTCTATAAGGGTCTTGACATTGTGACGAATAAGATACCAGAATCCGAGCAATGTTCGATTCCACATCACATGTTAGGCATCATAAATGATCCTAATTATGATTTCACTGTGAATGAATTCTGCAAGAAAATGGTTGAAACCCTAGATGTCATTGTTGAAAATGGACATCTACCTATTATCGTAGGTGGTTCAAATTCCTACCTACAAGTACTTGTTGATGACCCAATCTATGCATTTGGTTTAAAATATAATTGTTGTTTCATCTGGGTGGATGTGTCATTGTCTGTTTTGTTTCCTTATTTGGACAAAAGAGTTAATGAAATGGTTGAGGCAGGTCTTATTGATGAAATTAGAGACTTTTTTGTCCCTGGAGCAGATTGCACAATGGGGATTAGAAGAGCAATTGGTGTTCCTGAGCTTCAACGTTATTTTGAGATAGAAAATGATGAAGATTTTGATGAGGCTCATAAAGAAAAAATACTTGAGGAATCTATTACAGAAATGAAAGAAAACACATGCATCTTGGCTGAAAATCAACTTATAAAGATTGATAACATGGTTAATAGATTTGGGTGGAAGGTGCACAAAATTGATTCTACAAAGGTCTTTGAAGCTGTTTTAAAGGGGGAAGATTATCAACATTTGTATCAAGAAATTGTGATTAAGCCAAGCATTGAGATAGTTAAGAGCTTTTTGGAGGAGGCAACAAATGAAATATAA